A DNA window from Mycosarcoma maydis chromosome 12, whole genome shotgun sequence contains the following coding sequences:
- a CDS encoding uncharacterized protein (related to polyketide synthase): MSMSVRPALVTGHSLGFYAAAYIAGVFRLEDAIYLVARRSVLFRRFCLGSHSQMLALAASEQQALDLISHAGSHATIACYNGPTDLVLSGTKLDLTSLYKHAKDSGLKAKLLQVPFGFHSSHVSPACERMLRAAELVHFSPPKIAITSNVLGRVVQPGITDWIEVGPSPICLPMIKAVATNRQIKLQTLPAMRKNADDGSTLLQCLGAIWTSGGHVSWEAFLTHVSEISPPPPSARLAAICGNDAVSSSEASRGSCLFDDSLHSPALSPQISDGKSTEQKPITGCSAWIEPDLSSTPRSDTVASLITRPLSLFQETVSGHKVVGHSVFSASLHGELAVQGLMALAQDKGERSFLLKELTFRAPLVLPDADSAGDTQVDLTRTRLQVAIEATPDDPEERFTAFAIQQLCMPQTNDMRLRVKDAYVLGHIAGLEDADSQARIESDKQATAVPRLFRDLQQRQRAGYNASIICLDGRQAYDLFSKRVQYCLNFQTIQSFTVDLRELQACAVLQHPTSLHCNANVGNMLSSATTDVILHDVMLHAGGLLLSLSDLVNDDEAFIGAKVGEVLLVPRSRLGAYTSLRLYVSADAKSGDEIQTHAYLMDDKAEHILGWARSVTFKKIRRQSLEAVLTRACVKGLHAQALPKDQHDLQEQRCGRGGERYLEPSGRPVSAPELAEINAAGDIRIDQHSCSQPFSHLIPLLEQEVRRIEAGSYSDTQMDKCGSTLTNQHWPDPDAFLLKMFPALRGAMLCA, from the exons atgTCCATGTCGGTGCGACCCGCTCTGGTGACAGGCCATAGCCTTGGTTTCTATGCAGCCGCCTACATTGCAGGTGTGTTTCGCCTCGAGGACGCCATCTATCTGGTTGCAAGAAGGTCTGTGCTATTTCGTCGATTTTGCCTTGGAAGCCACTCGCAGAtgcttgctcttgcagcTTCGGAGCAACaggcgctcgacttgatctCGCACGCAGGATCGCACGCAACGATTGCATGCTACAACGGTCCAACCGACCTCGTGCTCTCTGGCACCAAGCTGGATCTGACGAGCTTGTACAAGCATGCCAAGGACTCGGGCTTgaaagccaagctgctgcaagTGCCTTTCGGGTTCCACTCGAGCCATGTTTCGCCTGCTTGCGAGCGAATGCTTCGcgcagctgagcttgtACACTTTTCACCACCAAAGATTGCGATTACGTCCAACGTGCTCGGTCGTGTGGTTCAACCCG GCATCACCGATTGGATTGAGGTGGGCCCAAGTCCCATCTGTCTACCCATGATCAAGGCTGTGGCGACCAATCGCCAAATAAAGCTGCAGACTTTACCCGCGATGCGCAAGAATGCAGATGACGGGTCCACCTTGCTGCAATGTCTCGGAGCCATCTGGACTTCTGGAGGTCACGTATCTTGGGAGGCATTCCTTACACATGTTAGCGAGATTTCTCCTCCCccaccaagcgcaagacTGGCTGCCATCTGTGGCAATGATGCTGTGTCCTCTTCTGAGGCATCTCGAGGAAGCTGTCTCTTTGACGATAGTCTTCATTCACCGGCGCTATCGCCTCAGATTAGCGACGGCAAAAGTACAGAGCAGAAGCCTATCACCGGTTGCTCAGCCTGGATCGAGCCCGAtttgagctcgacgccTCGCAGTGATACTGTTGCGAGCCTGATCACCAGACCGCTTTCGTTGTTCCAGGAGACAGTATCGGGCCACAAGGTGGTTGGGCATTCGGTTTtctctgcatcgcttcATGGAGAACTGGCAGTACAAGGCTTGATGGCTCTTGCCCAAGACAAGGGAGAACGAAGCTTTCtgctcaaggagctcaCCTTTAGAGCACCTTTGGTTCTACCAGATGCCGACTCCGCCGGTGACACCCAAGTCGACTTGACCAGAACACGCCTACAAGTGGCGATCGAAGCAACTCCAGACGACCCAGAGGAGCGGTTCACGGCATTTGCAATCCAACAATTGTGCATGCCGCAGACGAACGACATGCGGCTCCGCGTCAAAGACGCCTATGTACTGGGCCACATTGCAGGCCTGGAAGACGCTGATAGTCAAGCTCGCATAGAGTCAGACAAGCAGGCCACGGCTGTGCCCAGACTCTTCCGTGATCTGCAACAGAGGCAACGAGCTGGCTACAATGCTTCGATCATTTGCCTGGACGGACGCCAAGCTTACGATCTGTTTAGCAAGCGGGTACAGTACTGCCTGAATTTTCAAACGATTCAATCTTTCACTGTGGATCTACGCGAACTACAGGCGTGTGCGGTTCTCCAACATCCGACGTCACTCCACTGCAACGCCAATGTTGGAAATATGCTCAGCTCTGCGACCACAGATGTGATCCTTCACGACGTGATGCTGCACGCTGGAGGCCTCCTGCTCAGCTTGTCTGACTTGGTgaacgatgacgaggcgTTTATCGGAGCAAAAGTAGGCGAGGTACTGCTAGTCCCAAGAAGCAGGCTAGGTGCATACACGAGCCTTCGGTTGTACGTCTCTGCTGACGCAAAAAGCGGGGATGAAATCCAGACTCACGCTTATCTCATGGACGACAAGGCTGAGCATATTCTAGGCTGGGCGCGCAGCGTTACTTTCAAGAAGATTCGACGTCAATCGCTCGAGGCGGTGTTGACACGAGCCTGTGTCAAGGGGCTCCACGCACAAGCTTTGCCCAAGGACCAGCATGATCTTCAGGAGCAACGGTGCGGCCGAGGAGGTGAGCGCTACCTCGAACCCTCTGGTCGACCTGTTTCTGCACCAGAATTGGCCGAAATCAATGCAGCAGGAGATATCAGGATCGATCAGCACTCTTGTTCACAGCCATTCTCCCACCTCATTCCATTGTTGGAGCAAGAGGTTCGTAGGATCGAGGCGGGATCGTACTCGGACACTCAGATGGACAAATGTGGAAGCACCTTGACCAACCAACACTGGCCAGATCCGGATGCATTTTTACTCAAGATGTTCCCTGCCTTGAGGGGCGCCATGCTTTGCGCATAG
- a CDS encoding uncharacterized protein (related to HAP1 - heme activator protein), with the protein MSCPQDRTEPLMASSHSLSTIAGTKRKAQDIARDHVVQSTSAWSNTRSHHADDWPSQRYCASPTGSVELGAPVTSRPSLVLAQHSQDDEPRHTHQDDTVAAGVNHSANISPTASASAKSPARRCRSTLSCTECRKCKIKCDRNVPRCSSCVRRGVPYLCRWGDARDDLHEMQHPHSPMAVASHSRSSKPASPHPNPNAHVSTPNHDAPVEHAHTVTSSDSISSRNSLHARVKRIEASLASDAAVRPQSGASLPRSSSLDSRTRGLALLPKSSVLRSLVDFYFVHVEPGIDVLPSQSSFLRQIQPLITRSQHVKAALGLSDTNMLATIKALPAKPESHPAIEKVDQSGATDETGITATPTTTTTTTTTVALSGASSIADDATRSSNVQNDHLWQEIDLIALLLVLLQGAFEHLTIKELQRYGLDVENQAELDRASQVYCDAALDLVRLDSRLETPTLTFLQVVVSMRHYYLHRGRHRTYATFNTMAIRLAIQLGLHRLGSLGQDLANTELLEQANTAPTLPAASSSTSTQHASNLWGLFLPSTQRRRWLDASYAKFAPHDLVLRELGRKVWNVLVCMDWFQASHYDGYYSVHPGSFTTAHPINLSQKHIESALMSGTLPRPFPQDHPTESSFLPILSSIAQCSLEMADAANKGRSSYADLCVIEAQLRTILDQLPRFYRLDGHCENLGEVQAFHRQVPRLTFQRLLINETIHHRILKIHRLYLLVGLQSEAFQPSAKACISSSLRLVELVDMADARSWPGLRYWHLKLHLADALSNLAVVLIHRAGQPETDETRHYRSCLNRGVQILRSGIMTAYLSASIQVIRALARAELSQRRRNNDHVSSRHPLVTAADDDDQAACNNREDLDQVSARIGLMADTHKEEDGDSSSITRALIADATTTRSSTTFVSGAIEASGGHTQPATTASALSSDEVSHYSSPVQIDLDNFVSRVMPGNTFGFWQPTSAADTSLAEHTMAGPAEIMAEDSGANWSNLTYPVDWTEVLAQITSSTAQRLSDPVGRQRPFH; encoded by the coding sequence ATGTCTTGCCCACAGGATCGCACCGAACCATTGATGGCCAGCTCGCACAGCTTGTCGACGATCGCTGGAACCAAACGCAAAGCGCAAGATATAGCGCGCGATCACGTCGTCCAATCTACATCCGCTTGGTCCAATACACGATCCCATCACGCCGACGATTGGCCTTCACAGCGCTACTGTGCCTCGCCCACTGGTTCTGTTGAACTTGGCGCGCCTGTAACGTCACGCCCCAGTCTCGTGCTGGCGCAACATAGCCAAGATGACGAACCGCGACACACCCACCAGGATGATACCGTTGCGGCCGGAGTCAATCACTCTGCCAACATCTCGCCAACCGCGAGTGCTTCAGCGAAATCCCCAGCCAGGCGTTGTCGTTCTACTTTGAGCTGCACAGAGTGCCGGAAATGCAAGATCAAATGCGATCGCAATGTTCCGCGATGCTCCAGCTGTGTCCGTCGCGGCGTGCCGTACTTGTGTCGATGGGGCGACGCACGTGATGATTTGCACGAAATGCAGCACCCACACTCGCCCATGGCGGTCGCCTCTCACTCTCGATCCAGCAAACCTGCTTCTCCACATCCCAATCCCAACGCCCATGTCTCGACGCCTAATCACGACGCTCCGGTTGAACACGCGCACACCGTCACCAGCTCAGATTCGATCAGCAGTCGCAATAGTTTGCATGCGCGCGTTAAACGTATCGAAGCTAGCCTCGCCTCGGACGCAGCTGTAAGGCCTCAGTCTGGCGCGTCATTACCACGGTCTAGCAGTTTAGATAGTCGCACGCGTGGTCTAGCGCTGCTTCCCAAGTCGTCGGTGCTGCGCTCCCTTGTTGACTTCTACTTTGTCCACGTTGAGCCGGGCATCGATGTTCTCCCTTCGCAATCGTCGTTTCTTCGTCAGATTCAGCCGCTCATCACGCGCTCGCAGCATGTCAAGGCAGCGCTCGGCCTCTCCGACACCAATATGTTGGCTACTATCAAGGCTCTGCCCGCCAAGCCAGAAAGCCATCCTGCCATCGAGAAAGTCGACCAGTCAGGCGCAACTGACGAGACGGGCATCACCGCCACccccaccaccaccaccaccaccaccaccaccgtcgCTTTGTCCGGCGCGTCTAGTATTGCCGACGATGCTACTCGCAGCTCAAACGTGCAAAACGACCATCTGTGGCAAGAAATCGACCTGATCGCCTTGTTGCTCGTCCTTCTACAGGGCGCCTTTGAGCATCTCACCATCAAAGAGCTTCAGCGTTACGGGCTTGACGTTGAGAATCAGGCCGAACTTGATCGTGCCTCTCAAGTGTATTGCGATGCCGCGCTCGACCTTGTGCGTTTGGACTCGCGATTAGAAACGCCTACGCTCACCTTTCTCCAAGTCGTTGTAAGCATGCGCCATTACTACCTTCATCGCGGTCGACACCGCACCTACGCCACATTCAACACCATGGCGATTCGACTTGCAATCCAACTCGGCCTTCACCGTCTCGGCAGCCTCGGGCAGGATCTTGCCAACACGGAactgctcgagcaagccaacACAGCACCGACATTGCCAGCCGCATCATCGTCCACTTCGACGCAGCATGCATCCAACCTGTGGGGGCTCTTCCTTCCATCCACGCAGCGCAGACGTTGGCTCGATGCGTCGTACGCCAAGTTTGCTCCTCACGATCTTGTGTTGCGTGAACTAGGTCGTAAGGTATGGAACGTCCTCGTCTGCATGGACTGGTTCCAAGCCTCTCATTACGACGGCTACTACTCGGTACATCCGGGTTCCTTCACTACAGCTCATCCAATCAATCTTTCCCAGAAACACATCGAGTCTGCTCTCATGTCTGGCACGCTGCCTCGACCTTTTCCGCAAGATCATCCGACCGAGTCGTCATTCCTTCCAATCCTCAGCTCGATCGCCCAATGCTCGCTCGAAATGGCTGATGCAGCCAACAAGGGTAGGTCTAGCTATGCCGATCTTTGCGTCATCGAAGCTCAGTTGCGCACCATTCTCGATCAACTCCCGCGCTTCTATCGCCTGGATGGTCACTGCGAGAATCTGGGCGAGGTGCAAGCATTCCACCGACAAGTACCACGTCTCACTTTTCAAAGGCTCTTGATCAACGAGACGATCCACCATCGCATCCTCAAGATCCATCGGCTCTATCTTTTGGTTGGGCTTCAATCTGAAGCTTTTCAACCGAGCGCCAAGGCTTGCATTTCTAGCTCGTTGCGCCTTGTCGAACTGGTAGACATGGCAGATGCTCGATCCTGGCCTGGGCTACGCTATTGGCACCTCAAGCTGCATCTCGCCGACGCGCTTTCCAACCTTGCGGTGGTACTCATTCATCGAGCTGGCCAGCCAGAGACGGACGAGACTCGTCACTATCGCTCGTGTCTGAATCGCGGTGTTCAGATTCTGCGTAGTGGCATCATGACTGCTTATCTTAGCGCCAGCATTCAGGTGATCCGCGCCTTGGCCAGAGCCGAGCTCTCACAACGGCGTCGCAACAACGATCATGTGTCAAGCCGCCATCCGCTCGTCACTGCcgccgacgatgatgaccaAGCAGCATGCAACAATCGCGAAGACTTGGACCAAGTGAGTGCACGCATTGGCTTGATGGCCGACACGCACAAagaggaggatggcgacagcagctcgatTACAAGAGCATTGATTGCCGATGCCACTACCACTCGTTCCTCCACCACGTTTGTATCAGGAGCTATCGAAGCTTCGGGTGGTCACACACAGCCCGCGACGACTGCTTCGGCTTTGTCATCAGACGAGGTGTCGCATTATTCGTCTCCGGTGCAAATTGATCTCGACAACTTTGTGTCGAGGGTGATGCCCGGAAACACATTTGGATTCTGGCAGCCGACTTCGGCCGCCGATACGTCGCTGGCGGAGCATACAATGGCTGGGCCTGCAGAAATAATGGCAGAGGATAGTGGTGCCAACTGGTCGAATCTCACATACCCAGTTGATTGGACTGAGGTTTTGGCTCAAATCACCTCATCCACGGCTCAAAGACTCTCGGACCCAGTTGGCCGCCAACGCCCTTTTCACTAG